Sequence from the Thunnus maccoyii chromosome 22, fThuMac1.1, whole genome shotgun sequence genome:
gttgtagctgctggaggtggagctagtttacactactttatatacagttagctagtttagtccagtggttcccaacctaggggttgggtccctccaaagggtcagcagataaatctgaggggtggtgagatgattaatgggagaggaaagaagaaaaaacaaagttctgatacacaaatctgttttcagtttttggactttttctctaatctttgatttttgctgaaatattggatcatttgaaaatttattgaaatgaaagcatgtgagaagtttagagggaaaaatcactatttggtggagctgttaacaactcatagacatgtgaaatgtgaccccgactacacactgctttttgtaagtttatttatatagcacctttcacaaacaccagttacaaagtgcttcgcAGTCAAAgagataaaatcaaatacaataatataaaataaagtgaaataaaataaaataaaataaaatcagaataaataataagcaaagacaccagataaaatacacaagtagagcagataaaatggacaaattaagataaaatattacatactacttaaatgcctgtctgaacaaatgggtttttagctgctttttaaaggagtCTACATTATCCAAAGACCTTAAGCTTATTGGAAGAGTGTTCCAAAGCTTAGGGGCTGCTGACTGGAAGGCATGATCCCCCCGGGTCTTAAAATGTGTATGAGGTACACCTGGGTGGAGGATCTAAGAGCTCGACTAGTGGTGTAGGGGTGCAGAAGGTCACTAATGTATTGTGGAGCCTGGATATGTAGCGCTCTATAAGTGAgcaccaaaattttaaaatgaattctaaaatttactggaagccagtgcaaaGAGATTAAAATAGGAGTTGTGTGTGACCATCTGTTGGATTGTGTTAAAAGCCTAACAGCAgcgttttggacagtttgttgTATGGAAGATTTATTAAGACAGGTAAAAAGAGTTACAGTAGTCCAAACGTGATGAGataaaagcatttattaacatctccatttaatttattgataCCACAGACCAGAGTTTGGCTGTTTCTCaggtgaaagaaacatgatttaGTTAGCGTCTTAACATGCGCTtcacaatgtgttgtttttttaaaagcttgttatattatccattgtgtcaaatcttcatctgaaaagtaattaaagctgtcaaataaatgtagtggagtagaaaagTAAAGTAGCAGCTGCTTTTCTGATTCACCCTCAACACAACTTGAAGCTTCACAAAGGTTGTCAGTTCTTGTCTATAACTggtctgttttttctctctgcagctcaaTGGCAGCAATGCGAACCGGCAGCAGTACAAACAAGAAATCTGGCCAGCCAGAGCAGACGCTGAGGCACATCACTTTCATGGTGAGGAGACTCACACactcatcagcatcatcatcatattaatTCACTGCAGTTGGAGGATTGAATGTTTGACGCCATCTTTGTCAGTTACCAAAGCAAGAAAATCCAAATTTGGCAAAAAGTCGTTGTTGtgggaaatcttcagatgggccaataaatcttaTTGTAGGTTTTTATCTCTACCATTGCCTGTAGTGTAGGAGGGTATTGTCTTTTATATGGTAGCTTAGACCCTGGTTTCAATTTGATTTCCGCTGGTTGTGTTGACTTCACTAACCCTacatctgttttatgttttgacCAAAGACAATCTGGTATCTGTTGCAACAACTGCTGTCTTTATCATGTAACACTGACATTTCAATGGCCAAAgtgcaaaacctcctatctgttttcaggtaaaaagatgtagtaaatgtaatagttattacattgtagtatactagGGTCAGAACTGCTTTTCTTCCAgagccaccatgaggttgacatttaaggtttttagtgaaatgtctcaccagctattggatggattgccatgaaatttggtacagacattcacagtTCCCCACAGCATTAATTGTAAAGATTTTGGTGATCCAATGAGTTTTCATTTAGCTCCAACATTTcactttgtccaatactttgttttatgattGAATATCTGTACTTCGTGTTTTGTACTAATTTacaaacgttagcatgctaactactaaactaagctaagatggtcaacatggtaaacattatacgTGCTAAATATCAGCAAGTTATCATTGTCATTACACAGTAGCATgtcaacattagcatttagctcaaagcaccgccGTGATGAAGTtcaacctcacagagctgctagcatggcatGCACTTCGTCCCAAATCCAtactacaaaaaaaatgagCGAAGGAACAGCTGGGAAAGGTGAGCTCCCACTTTATCTTCATCAGAGGACAAAGTGGGAGCTCATATTTTCAAATCTATTGGTTGTCAAGGTATTACATCCTTTGCAAGAGGTTTTGCATTGCGTCCATTTAGTGAGAGATGTGTAGTGGGCTTCATTTGTTGGAGAATCCCTTCAAAAACAGTATACTGTGATGAGTAGTatgtagtatatactgtatagatTTAGCATGTAGTATGGATTTGCAACACAGCATTAGTGACCTTGTTCTGGTGGCCATTAGAAGAACTGCATCTTAAGTAACTGACTTTGGTTATGACAActatttttttcctgtcatcTGTAGGATGACAACCAACACTTAGCTGCCTCTTTCGGACAACACTCTGGGCCGTTGGACACCACACAGCAGTAAGAAAACTCCTTGAACACTGTCTAATATCTCTACCTATCAGGCTAGAACCAGAGAACTAAACATGAAAAAGATGGTCACTGTAAATCCAATAAGTAATGttatcagtcagtcaatcactttaaaaatacatttttaaaataaatataaattattttctaattTGTCATCATAACTACTTACACACAAGTTATCTGTCTGTGGCACACAAGGTTCAACATaatataagtaaaaaaaaaaaaaacagtagatAACTGAAAAATTAACACATCGAAACAGCATAAGAActttgaaaatgtgtcttttttatttcactgtacCATTAAATTTGTTATTGTTAAATCCTACCAAAAGTACTTTAATGACAGGTTCAGACTACACTATATTTTTGTGTGATGAGATGGTCGCTGTGTCAAATTAGGTGATCGTAGAGTGATAAATTCTTGCTGTGACTCGACCTCTGTCACCTCAGTATGTTTGCAATTCTTTGCAGAAGAACGCTCTGTGCACCTATTGGTCAACGTCACAGAACACGCTGTGGAAGTTGTTGTACTCTGCGACACGCTAGTCTATTTGTCGTGACATTGTGAGACGTACCAGTCGTTCACTATGATACACTACACGGGATAAAACAATCAATTTTTGCATCCAATGCCCATTTTTCCAACATCTGTCTGGGCTGTTATTTGGCTGATATTGTGTAGTTTGAACATGAAATAAGAGCAAATAGAAATTAAAGGTCCATCAAGCTTTGGGTGTAATGTTGCTCCAAGAGTTCAGACACTGAGAATTGATACAGGAGCGCTGAAGAATATCTTGTTAGCTCACTTAACGTTGTTTGCTTGATTTAAGTCTTGGGTCTACAACAGTTGTTGCCTCTAGCAGTGCTgctgtcatcatcattatcaacaCCATGTTTTCTAGGCAGTGTAACGTCCTCCCTGGAAACTATCCAGAAAACTCAATGATTGTCCGTGAGGCGCTGAGGATGAACCTCCCTCCTCACCTGGTCCTTGGGAAAGTCCAGCGCAGGGTTCAAACCCACGGAGCAAATTATACTGAAATGAAGGAGCTAGTGGCAGACCTGTTTGCAACAAGCGACAGGTCCAACTCCACAGAGAACCAAGAGGTTCCCATGGAAACAAACCAGCTGGAGGACGCGCTGATGATGAACAGTGAGTTGGTGAA
This genomic interval carries:
- the LOC121889776 gene encoding baculoviral IAP repeat-containing protein 3-like, with the translated sequence MAAMRTGSSTNKKSGQPEQTLRHITFMDDNQHLAASFGQHSGPLDTTQQQCNVLPGNYPENSMIVREALRMNLPPHLVLGKVQRRVQTHGANYTEMKELVADLFATSDRSNSTENQEVPMETNQLEDALMMNSELVKKTLRMGVPPHLIKTKVRAKILTNGVGYADVNELLTDLDVK